In a genomic window of Bradyrhizobium sp. LLZ17:
- a CDS encoding AMP-binding protein, producing the protein MSTKPLTFAPRELAVERRTDGTLILRSPLELGPCDWRITDFLPHWASAAPERIFLAQRNAKGGWDEITYREAWLQVQAVGQSLIDMGAKPADRLAVLSGNSIENAVISFAAMSMGVILAPISPNYTLMPGGLARLKDIAQVLRPNFVFVQSGRDFSAARSIPELADSVWISVDGAPDTTPFRILTDRTECDGFARASGAVSSDAVAKILFTSGSTGLPKGVLNTHRMMASSLQMGSLLVSPPEAPVQVEWLPWHHTMGSNVILHGILKNGGTLYIDDGRPLPQLFQKSVANLSEISPTAMFNVPAGYNLLCDAIENDLALGASIFKRLDRLSYAGAAISQGTLERLYRLTSSITGRQIPVMSGYGTTETAPTISTTHWATDRPGEIGLPAPGVQLKLIPVSDAYEARVKGPNVTPGYLGRPDLTEQAFDEEGFYRIGDTVSFLDPGKPELGLRFTGRISENFKLANGTWVAIGNMRVAILAATRGVLLDIVIAGENREACALLGWLNPTEAARISKSPAADLTCDPHVIEFLRNRLREYNDIVGSSEKICSLYLLKDPPSLAAGEITDKAYVNQRAVLKHRAEQAERLYCNEGGADVVRV; encoded by the coding sequence ATGTCGACGAAGCCACTGACGTTTGCGCCAAGGGAGCTCGCCGTCGAGCGTCGGACCGACGGCACGCTCATATTGAGGTCGCCGCTTGAATTGGGGCCGTGCGACTGGCGCATCACGGACTTTCTTCCACACTGGGCAAGTGCAGCTCCAGAACGAATATTCCTCGCGCAACGCAATGCCAAAGGCGGATGGGACGAGATCACCTATCGCGAGGCATGGTTGCAGGTGCAGGCGGTCGGCCAGAGCCTGATCGATATGGGCGCGAAGCCGGCCGACAGGCTGGCGGTGCTTTCGGGGAATTCCATCGAGAACGCGGTGATCTCCTTTGCGGCGATGTCGATGGGAGTGATCCTGGCGCCGATATCGCCGAACTACACGCTGATGCCCGGCGGCCTTGCGCGTCTCAAGGACATCGCGCAGGTGCTGCGGCCGAACTTCGTTTTCGTTCAGAGTGGACGCGACTTTTCCGCGGCCCGCTCCATTCCCGAATTGGCGGACTCGGTCTGGATCAGCGTCGACGGTGCGCCGGACACGACGCCCTTCCGCATCCTGACGGATCGAACGGAGTGTGATGGGTTCGCGCGAGCATCGGGTGCCGTCTCTAGCGATGCCGTTGCGAAAATTCTCTTCACGTCCGGCTCGACCGGCCTGCCAAAGGGCGTGCTGAACACGCACCGCATGATGGCAAGCTCGCTGCAAATGGGAAGCCTGCTGGTGTCGCCCCCGGAGGCGCCGGTCCAGGTCGAATGGCTGCCGTGGCACCATACGATGGGCAGCAACGTCATTCTCCATGGCATTCTCAAGAACGGCGGGACGCTCTACATCGACGATGGCCGGCCGCTGCCTCAGCTTTTCCAGAAGTCGGTGGCGAACCTCAGCGAGATCTCGCCGACGGCGATGTTCAACGTGCCTGCCGGTTATAACCTCTTGTGTGATGCCATCGAGAACGACCTCGCGCTCGGCGCGAGCATCTTCAAGCGGCTGGATCGATTGAGCTACGCGGGGGCCGCAATTTCGCAGGGCACGCTAGAAAGACTCTATCGGCTGACGTCATCGATCACAGGCCGTCAGATTCCAGTCATGTCGGGCTATGGGACGACCGAGACGGCGCCGACAATCAGCACGACACATTGGGCAACGGACCGGCCCGGCGAGATTGGTCTTCCGGCGCCGGGCGTGCAGCTGAAGCTGATCCCCGTTTCCGATGCGTATGAGGCCAGGGTCAAGGGCCCCAATGTCACTCCCGGTTATCTCGGAAGACCCGATCTGACGGAGCAGGCGTTCGACGAGGAGGGGTTCTACCGCATCGGCGATACCGTGTCGTTTCTCGATCCCGGGAAGCCGGAGCTAGGGCTTCGTTTCACCGGCAGAATTTCCGAGAACTTCAAGCTCGCGAACGGCACCTGGGTTGCGATCGGCAATATGCGGGTCGCCATCCTGGCCGCAACCCGCGGCGTACTGCTGGACATTGTGATTGCGGGAGAAAATCGTGAAGCTTGCGCGCTGCTCGGTTGGCTCAATCCGACCGAGGCGGCGCGGATTTCAAAGAGTCCTGCCGCGGATTTGACCTGCGATCCCCATGTCATCGAATTCCTGAGAAATCGTTTGCGGGAATACAACGACATCGTTGGCAGCAGCGAAAAGATTTGCTCGCTCTACCTGCTGAAGGATCCGCCCTCATTGGCCGCAGGAGAAATCACCGACAAGGCCTATGTCAATCAGCGTGCTGTGCTGAAACATCGGGCTGAGCAGGCGGAACGCCTCTACTGCAACGAAGGCGGCGCGGATGTGGTTCGGGTGTGA
- a CDS encoding ABC transporter ATP-binding protein: MALLEVENLQTHFRTPSGINRAVDGVSFHVNEGETLAIVGESGCGKSVTSMSLMRLIPEPPGRIAGAIRFAGRDLLQLSDREMRAIRGNDISMIFQEPMTSLNPVLTVGRQIRETLMIHQGLEKQAAEAHAVEMLALVGIPEPKRRVREYPHQLSGGMRQRVMIAIALACNPKLLIADEPTTALDVTIQAQILKLMLGLKSRVGAAIILITHDLGVVAEIAERVMVMYAGRKVEEAPVAELFRSPRHPYTQGLLGAVPRLGSSLTGTARRLAEIPGQVPDLRKPVIGCVFAGRCALATDLCRQYAPGLEEKGPRHVAACHYAAKGAVAA; the protein is encoded by the coding sequence ATGGCACTGCTCGAAGTCGAGAACCTCCAGACCCACTTCCGTACCCCGAGCGGCATCAACCGCGCCGTGGACGGCGTGTCCTTTCACGTCAACGAAGGTGAGACGCTGGCGATCGTCGGCGAGTCCGGCTGCGGAAAATCGGTGACCTCGATGTCGCTGATGCGGTTGATCCCGGAGCCGCCCGGTCGAATCGCAGGCGCTATCCGCTTCGCCGGGAGGGATTTGCTTCAGCTGTCGGATCGCGAGATGCGCGCCATTCGCGGCAACGATATCTCCATGATCTTCCAGGAACCGATGACGAGCCTCAATCCGGTGCTGACCGTCGGACGCCAGATCCGCGAGACGCTGATGATCCATCAGGGCCTGGAGAAGCAGGCCGCCGAGGCGCACGCGGTCGAGATGCTCGCACTGGTCGGCATTCCCGAGCCGAAGCGGCGCGTGCGCGAATATCCGCACCAGTTATCCGGCGGCATGCGCCAGCGCGTGATGATCGCGATTGCGCTGGCCTGCAACCCCAAGCTTCTGATCGCGGACGAGCCGACCACGGCGCTCGACGTGACCATCCAGGCGCAGATCCTGAAGCTGATGTTGGGCCTGAAGAGCCGGGTCGGGGCGGCGATCATCCTGATCACGCACGATCTCGGCGTCGTCGCCGAGATCGCCGAGCGCGTGATGGTGATGTATGCCGGCCGCAAGGTCGAGGAAGCGCCCGTCGCCGAACTGTTCCGTTCGCCGCGTCATCCCTATACGCAAGGCCTGCTCGGCGCCGTGCCGAGGCTCGGCTCCTCCCTGACCGGAACGGCAAGGCGGCTTGCCGAGATTCCCGGGCAGGTGCCTGACCTCAGGAAGCCCGTCATCGGCTGCGTCTTTGCCGGGCGCTGTGCGCTCGCAACCGACCTCTGCCGTCAGTACGCGCCCGGGCTTGAGGAGAAGGGGCCGCGCCACGTCGCTGCCTGTCATTACGCCGCGAAGGGAGCCGTTGCGGCATGA
- a CDS encoding ABC transporter substrate-binding protein: MLGRWTIVAALALCLSGRVFAAEEPGISATEIKIGGVFPFSGPASSIGLVGKGLMAYIQALNERGGVNGRKINYIAYDDGYSPPKAVEQVRKLVEGDEVSFMFGQLGTPGISATAKYLKAKGVPSVAIVSGSSKFTDVANYPLITTGLVSYDTEGKIYAKYLTKTLPNAKYAILYQNDDLGRDYVGAFKAFLGKDFDRKVVIASYEITDPTIDSQITNLKSSGAEALVIAGTPKFAAQAIRQASVIGWKATVIINFPSASVGGTLAPAGLDKSVGVMVGTINKDVLDDTWKDDPGMQAYRAFFEKYLAGADITNGSYLTGYQQGILLEQILRQCGDDLSRKNILGQAKNLKDIVIPTALPGIKVNTSETENMIWTQMRLQRWTGTTWQAFGEVLDARSE, translated from the coding sequence ATGTTGGGCAGATGGACGATCGTTGCGGCTCTCGCTCTATGTTTGAGCGGACGGGTATTCGCCGCCGAAGAGCCGGGAATCTCTGCCACCGAGATCAAGATCGGCGGAGTGTTTCCTTTCAGCGGACCGGCGTCATCCATCGGTCTCGTCGGCAAGGGGCTCATGGCCTACATTCAGGCCTTGAACGAGCGGGGCGGCGTCAACGGACGCAAGATCAACTACATCGCCTATGACGACGGATATAGTCCTCCCAAAGCGGTCGAGCAGGTCCGCAAGCTGGTTGAAGGCGACGAAGTGTCGTTCATGTTCGGCCAGCTCGGCACTCCCGGCATTTCGGCCACTGCAAAATACCTGAAAGCCAAGGGGGTACCAAGTGTCGCGATCGTCAGTGGCTCGTCCAAGTTCACGGACGTCGCCAATTATCCGCTGATCACCACGGGTCTTGTCAGCTACGACACCGAAGGAAAAATCTACGCCAAATACCTGACCAAGACGCTGCCGAACGCTAAATACGCCATCCTCTATCAGAACGACGATCTCGGCAGAGACTACGTCGGTGCGTTCAAGGCGTTTCTCGGCAAGGATTTCGACCGGAAGGTCGTCATCGCGTCCTATGAGATCACCGACCCGACGATTGACTCGCAGATTACCAATCTGAAGAGCTCGGGTGCCGAGGCATTGGTCATCGCCGGGACGCCGAAGTTCGCCGCCCAAGCCATCCGGCAAGCGTCGGTGATCGGCTGGAAGGCGACCGTGATCATCAATTTCCCCTCCGCCTCGGTCGGAGGCACGCTCGCACCGGCCGGCCTCGACAAATCGGTCGGCGTGATGGTCGGGACGATCAACAAGGATGTGCTGGATGACACCTGGAAAGACGACCCGGGCATGCAGGCCTACCGGGCGTTCTTCGAGAAGTATCTCGCGGGCGCCGACATCACCAACGGCAGCTATCTGACCGGCTATCAGCAAGGCATCCTGCTCGAGCAGATTCTCAGGCAATGCGGCGATGATCTGTCGCGGAAGAATATTCTTGGGCAGGCGAAGAACCTGAAAGATATCGTTATTCCGACTGCGCTGCCCGGGATCAAGGTCAATACCAGCGAGACCGAGAACATGATCTGGACGCAGATGCGGCTGCAGCGCTGGACCGGCACGACGTGGCAAGCCTTCGGAGAAGTCCTGGATGCCAGGTCCGAGTGA
- the hydA gene encoding dihydropyrimidinase: MTEPSYDLIVRGGRVATATDVFEADVAISGETIVAVGCGLPAAKREIDARGKLVLPGGVDSHAHIEQLSAAGIMNADTFESATVSAAFGGTTTVIPFAAQHVGMKLPQVVEDYHALARKGAVIDYAFHMIVADATRETVEEHIPALVKQGHASIKVFMTYDRLKVDDEPLLDILLAARQSGAMLCAHAENHGIIAWMVKRLLARGYTLPKYHAVSHARVSEAEAFIRLIGMAALIDQPIMIFHVSTAEGAKVIRDARGQGLKVFAETCPQYLFLTAADLDKPGAEGAKWMCSPPPRTHSDQEALWQALSLGDLQTISSDHAPYRFDETGKLRAGPNPNFKQVANGLPGLELRLPLLFDAMVSKGRLGVEKFVELTATAPAKIYNLHPRKGSIAVGADADIAIWDPNRETTIADEMMHDLAGYTPFAGRTLKGWPVTVLSRGRVIIDGNTCLASAGSGQFLARSGGEAAKPTGRLVADMDPERNFGAKLL; the protein is encoded by the coding sequence ATGACTGAACCCAGCTACGACCTAATCGTCCGGGGCGGACGCGTCGCCACCGCGACGGACGTGTTCGAGGCCGATGTCGCGATCTCCGGCGAGACGATCGTCGCCGTTGGTTGCGGGCTTCCGGCGGCCAAACGCGAGATCGATGCACGCGGCAAGCTGGTGCTGCCCGGCGGCGTCGACAGCCATGCCCATATCGAGCAATTGTCAGCCGCCGGCATCATGAACGCCGATACGTTCGAGAGCGCGACCGTCTCAGCCGCGTTCGGCGGCACCACCACGGTGATTCCGTTCGCCGCCCAGCATGTCGGCATGAAGCTGCCGCAGGTGGTGGAGGACTATCACGCGCTCGCCAGGAAAGGCGCCGTGATCGACTACGCCTTTCACATGATCGTCGCGGACGCGACCAGGGAGACCGTCGAGGAGCACATTCCAGCGCTGGTGAAGCAGGGGCATGCCTCGATCAAGGTTTTCATGACCTACGATCGGCTCAAGGTCGATGACGAGCCGTTGCTGGACATCCTTCTCGCCGCGCGCCAGTCCGGCGCGATGCTGTGCGCCCATGCGGAAAACCACGGCATCATCGCCTGGATGGTGAAGCGCCTGCTTGCGCGCGGCTACACGCTGCCGAAATATCACGCCGTCAGCCACGCGCGCGTGTCGGAGGCCGAAGCCTTTATCCGGCTGATCGGCATGGCGGCGCTGATCGACCAGCCGATCATGATCTTCCATGTCTCGACCGCGGAAGGCGCCAAGGTGATCCGCGACGCGCGCGGGCAAGGGTTGAAGGTCTTTGCCGAGACCTGTCCGCAATATCTGTTCCTCACCGCGGCCGATCTCGACAAGCCCGGTGCCGAGGGCGCCAAGTGGATGTGCAGCCCGCCGCCGCGCACGCATTCCGACCAGGAGGCGCTGTGGCAGGCACTGTCGCTCGGTGATCTCCAGACCATCTCGTCGGATCACGCGCCATATCGCTTCGACGAAACCGGCAAGCTGCGCGCCGGCCCCAATCCGAACTTTAAGCAGGTTGCGAACGGCCTGCCGGGGCTGGAGTTGCGGCTGCCGCTGCTGTTCGACGCGATGGTGTCGAAGGGGCGGCTTGGCGTGGAGAAATTCGTCGAGCTGACCGCGACGGCACCGGCGAAAATCTACAATCTGCATCCGCGCAAGGGCTCGATCGCGGTCGGCGCCGATGCCGATATCGCGATCTGGGATCCCAATCGCGAAACCACGATCGCCGACGAAATGATGCACGACCTCGCCGGCTACACGCCGTTCGCGGGACGGACGCTGAAGGGCTGGCCGGTGACCGTGCTGTCGCGCGGCCGCGTCATCATCGACGGCAACACGTGCCTCGCGAGCGCCGGCAGCGGCCAATTCCTGGCCCGCAGCGGCGGCGAGGCGGCCAAACCGACCGGGCGGCTGGTCGCCGACATGGACCCTGAACGGAATTTCGGAGCGAAGCTGCTGTGA
- a CDS encoding helix-turn-helix domain-containing protein has product MGQFLLVDSRKLDGFEGLHEAVHGSHVDVMQIGRGRLRGSLSHVGIGDFSLSIGAFNVGMRTQRTSRDDKLIIGMLLAAEQRVAHWSFDMQLNDVLVIPPRLEHDGVFHGASAYAAMRFDLDEVTSLFGGEARLSDPDTWRGRGHFRADPTTGSAASRRLVRIMSHLRTHKDGLTPSTADFWKRSIVECVAANVMSSQPPDGTGWLPSARRLIRRVEDYLDDAGTRPVHVSEICAALGVSRRTLHRAFQEVFGLGPVTFLRHKRLCTVHSILRDSPPGSTTVAAQAMQQGFYELGRFAQYYAAMFGERPSQTLGFAIGNEDSTV; this is encoded by the coding sequence ATGGGGCAATTTCTTCTGGTTGATTCGCGGAAGCTTGACGGTTTCGAGGGACTTCACGAGGCCGTCCATGGCTCCCATGTCGACGTCATGCAGATTGGGCGTGGGCGGTTGCGCGGGAGTTTGTCCCATGTCGGCATCGGTGATTTCTCCCTTAGCATCGGCGCCTTCAACGTTGGCATGCGCACGCAACGCACCTCCCGCGACGACAAGCTGATCATCGGAATGCTGCTGGCCGCCGAGCAGCGCGTGGCCCATTGGTCGTTCGACATGCAACTCAACGACGTTCTCGTGATTCCTCCGCGGCTCGAGCATGACGGCGTCTTTCACGGTGCATCCGCTTACGCGGCCATGCGCTTCGATCTCGATGAGGTCACGTCGCTGTTCGGCGGCGAAGCGCGGCTGAGTGATCCCGACACCTGGCGCGGCCGGGGCCATTTCCGGGCAGATCCCACCACCGGGTCAGCGGCCTCGCGCCGCCTGGTGCGGATCATGTCGCATCTGCGCACCCACAAGGACGGCCTGACGCCGTCCACCGCCGATTTCTGGAAGCGATCCATCGTCGAATGCGTGGCTGCCAACGTCATGTCGTCCCAGCCGCCCGACGGCACCGGCTGGCTTCCCTCCGCGAGGCGGCTCATCCGCCGGGTCGAGGACTATCTGGACGATGCCGGCACACGCCCGGTGCATGTTTCCGAAATCTGCGCCGCGCTGGGCGTCTCGCGGCGCACCTTGCATCGCGCCTTCCAGGAGGTGTTCGGACTCGGCCCGGTCACTTTCCTGCGGCACAAGCGCCTTTGCACGGTCCACTCCATCCTGCGGGACAGCCCTCCAGGCTCGACGACCGTGGCCGCGCAGGCGATGCAGCAGGGCTTCTACGAGCTCGGACGTTTCGCGCAGTATTATGCCGCGATGTTCGGGGAGCGTCCGTCCCAAACATTGGGATTTGCCATTGGCAATGAAGATTCGACGGTCTAG
- a CDS encoding formylglycine-generating enzyme family protein, which translates to MLSPDHCEWLPDDANTGEMVFVSGGTFLMGSDHHYPEEAPSHRVSVDGFWVDRTPVTNRQFEEFVEATGHVTEAQIVPDPENYPGAMKEIVYAGSLVFSPLPRITDLADWSQWWSFLRGADWRHPYGPGSNIKGLADHPVVHVSFSDAAAYARWAGKDLPTEAEWEFASRGGLDGEEFAWGDALMPGGKHMANIWQGNFPVQNLGEDGFERTSPVMAFPPNGYGLYDMIGNVWEWTSDWWSARHQADAAKPCCIPKNPRGGREDTSYDSCLPAILIPRKVLKGGSHLCAPNYCRRYRPAARHAEAIDTSTSHIGFRCVMRGLQGRDG; encoded by the coding sequence ATGCTGAGCCCGGATCACTGCGAGTGGTTGCCGGATGACGCGAACACCGGCGAGATGGTCTTTGTTTCCGGTGGGACCTTCCTGATGGGATCCGATCACCATTACCCCGAGGAGGCGCCGAGCCATCGCGTCTCCGTCGACGGCTTCTGGGTCGATCGGACCCCTGTGACCAACCGCCAGTTCGAGGAATTCGTCGAGGCGACCGGCCATGTCACCGAGGCGCAGATCGTGCCCGATCCCGAGAACTATCCCGGTGCGATGAAGGAGATAGTTTACGCCGGCTCGCTGGTGTTCTCGCCGTTGCCGCGGATTACGGATCTTGCGGACTGGAGCCAGTGGTGGAGCTTCTTGCGCGGCGCCGATTGGCGTCATCCCTATGGTCCCGGCAGCAACATCAAGGGCCTCGCCGATCATCCCGTCGTGCACGTTTCCTTCAGCGATGCCGCAGCCTACGCGCGGTGGGCCGGCAAAGATCTGCCGACGGAAGCGGAATGGGAATTCGCTTCGCGCGGCGGCCTCGATGGCGAGGAGTTCGCCTGGGGCGACGCGCTGATGCCGGGCGGCAAGCACATGGCCAACATCTGGCAGGGCAACTTCCCTGTCCAGAACCTCGGCGAGGATGGGTTCGAGCGTACCTCGCCGGTCATGGCCTTCCCGCCGAACGGCTACGGCCTCTACGACATGATCGGCAATGTCTGGGAGTGGACCTCTGACTGGTGGTCGGCGCGGCATCAGGCCGATGCCGCGAAGCCGTGCTGCATCCCGAAAAATCCTCGTGGCGGGCGCGAGGATACGAGTTACGATTCCTGCCTGCCTGCCATCCTCATTCCACGCAAGGTCTTGAAGGGCGGCTCGCATCTCTGCGCACCGAACTATTGCCGCCGTTATCGTCCGGCCGCGCGCCATGCCGAGGCGATTGACACATCGACCAGTCATATCGGGTTCCGTTGCGTTATGCGCGGACTCCAAGGCCGCGATGGCTAG
- a CDS encoding ABC transporter substrate-binding protein has translation MDRRTVLKGLAGAGGLALSGGLSAPAIAQGASARTLRFVPQANLANFDPIWGTQYVVRNAAALVWDTLYGIDSSLQPQRQMVESEEVTDDGTTWTFKLRPGLKFHDGEPVLSKDVVASLTRWAARDPMGLMIKALQQELTAVDDRTFKWVLKQPFPKMLYALAKNNSPCGFIMPERIAQTDPFKQITDYVGSGPMKFAKGEWVPGAKAVFEKFADYVPRQEKASWLAGGKQILIDRIEWIVMPDPATAAAALQNGEVDWWESPIADLVPVLKKNKNISVDIGDPLGNIGSFRMNFLYPPFNDVRARRAVLMAMSQEDYMRAIVGDDTALWKPLPGYFTPDTPLYSEAGGEILKGKRDLDAAKKLLAESGYSGQPVTCLVAQDQPITKAQGDVTADLLKQLGMNVDFVATDWGTVGSRRAAKTPPGQGGWNMFHTWHAGADCINPAPYTAIRANGDKAWFGWPTSAGTEKEVTSWFEAKNLDEEKAAIGRLNKAALDDVVYAPTGFFLSYTAWRKNVSGITKGPLPFFWGVSKSA, from the coding sequence ATGGATCGCAGGACCGTATTGAAGGGACTGGCTGGCGCGGGCGGTCTGGCACTGTCCGGCGGCCTCTCGGCGCCTGCGATCGCGCAAGGCGCCTCCGCCCGCACGCTGCGCTTCGTGCCGCAGGCAAACCTTGCAAATTTCGACCCGATCTGGGGCACGCAATATGTCGTGCGCAATGCGGCCGCGCTGGTCTGGGATACGCTTTACGGCATCGATTCCTCGCTCCAGCCGCAGCGCCAGATGGTCGAATCCGAGGAAGTGACGGATGACGGCACGACCTGGACGTTCAAGCTGCGGCCGGGGCTCAAATTCCATGATGGCGAACCAGTACTCAGCAAGGATGTCGTCGCGAGCCTGACGCGCTGGGCAGCGCGCGATCCCATGGGCCTGATGATCAAGGCGCTGCAGCAGGAGCTCACCGCCGTCGACGACCGCACCTTCAAATGGGTCCTCAAGCAGCCCTTCCCCAAGATGCTCTATGCGCTGGCCAAGAACAACTCGCCGTGCGGGTTCATCATGCCGGAGCGCATCGCGCAGACCGATCCGTTCAAGCAGATCACCGACTATGTCGGCTCGGGGCCGATGAAGTTCGCCAAGGGCGAATGGGTGCCCGGCGCGAAAGCCGTGTTCGAGAAATTCGCCGACTATGTGCCGCGGCAGGAGAAGGCGTCCTGGCTGGCCGGCGGCAAGCAGATCCTGATCGACCGCATCGAATGGATCGTGATGCCGGATCCGGCGACTGCGGCGGCGGCTTTGCAAAACGGCGAGGTCGACTGGTGGGAGAGCCCGATCGCCGACCTCGTTCCGGTGCTGAAGAAGAACAAGAACATCAGCGTCGATATCGGCGATCCCCTCGGCAATATCGGCTCGTTCCGCATGAATTTCCTGTACCCGCCGTTCAACGACGTGCGGGCCCGGCGTGCGGTGCTGATGGCGATGAGCCAGGAAGACTACATGCGCGCGATCGTCGGCGACGACACCGCGCTGTGGAAGCCGCTGCCGGGCTATTTCACGCCGGATACGCCGCTCTACAGCGAGGCCGGCGGCGAAATCCTCAAGGGCAAGCGCGATCTCGATGCGGCCAAGAAGCTGCTCGCCGAGAGCGGCTATTCCGGCCAGCCGGTGACGTGTCTGGTCGCACAGGACCAGCCGATCACAAAGGCGCAAGGCGACGTCACCGCAGACCTCCTGAAGCAGCTCGGCATGAATGTCGACTTCGTCGCCACCGATTGGGGCACCGTCGGCTCCCGCCGTGCGGCGAAGACACCACCGGGACAGGGTGGCTGGAACATGTTCCACACCTGGCACGCCGGCGCCGACTGCATCAATCCCGCGCCCTACACAGCCATTCGCGCCAACGGCGACAAGGCCTGGTTCGGCTGGCCAACGAGCGCTGGCACGGAAAAGGAGGTCACGTCCTGGTTCGAGGCCAAGAACCTCGACGAGGAGAAGGCTGCCATCGGTCGCCTCAACAAGGCTGCGCTCGATGACGTCGTCTATGCGCCGACCGGCTTCTTCCTGAGCTACACGGCGTGGCGCAAGAACGTCTCCGGCATCACGAAGGGGCCGCTGCCGTTCTTCTGGGGCGTGTCGAAATCCGCATGA
- a CDS encoding ABC transporter permease has translation MLSYILRRIVATLPVMAIVALFVFSLLYIAPGDPAVVIAGDQASPEDVERIRQSLGLDRPFLIQFGSWVWRILHGDLGTSIFTNLPVSTMIGQRLGPTLSLMMVTLLLTIVVAVPLGVVAAWKAGSLIDRTIMGFAVFGFSLPVFVVGYMLAYIFALELEWLPVQGYTPLTEGFWPWLQNLILPAVALGCVYIALIARITRATMLEVLQQDYIRTARAKGLGQGGILFIHALKNAAVPIVTVIGIGIALLIGGAVVTESVFAIPGLGRLTIDAILRRDYPVIQGIVLLFSFVYVLVNLMIDVTYTLVDPRIRY, from the coding sequence ATGCTCTCTTACATCCTCCGTCGCATCGTCGCGACTTTGCCGGTGATGGCAATCGTCGCGCTGTTCGTGTTCAGCCTGCTTTACATCGCGCCGGGTGATCCCGCGGTGGTGATTGCGGGCGACCAGGCAAGCCCGGAGGATGTGGAGCGTATCCGCCAGAGCCTCGGCCTTGATCGACCGTTCCTGATCCAGTTCGGAAGCTGGGTCTGGCGCATCCTCCACGGCGATCTCGGCACCTCGATCTTCACCAATCTGCCGGTCTCGACGATGATCGGCCAGCGTCTCGGACCGACGCTGTCGCTGATGATGGTCACGCTCCTGCTCACGATCGTGGTCGCGGTGCCGCTCGGGGTCGTGGCGGCGTGGAAGGCCGGCAGCCTGATCGACCGCACCATTATGGGTTTTGCCGTGTTCGGCTTCTCGCTGCCGGTTTTCGTGGTCGGCTACATGCTTGCCTACATCTTCGCGCTGGAGCTCGAATGGCTTCCCGTGCAGGGCTACACGCCGCTCACGGAGGGCTTCTGGCCGTGGCTGCAGAACCTGATCCTGCCGGCGGTCGCGCTTGGCTGCGTCTACATCGCGCTGATCGCGCGCATCACCCGCGCCACCATGCTTGAAGTGCTTCAGCAGGACTATATCCGGACCGCGCGCGCCAAGGGCCTGGGGCAAGGCGGCATCCTGTTCATTCACGCGCTGAAGAACGCGGCGGTGCCGATCGTGACGGTGATCGGGATCGGCATCGCGCTCCTGATCGGCGGTGCGGTCGTGACAGAAAGCGTGTTTGCGATTCCCGGCCTCGGCCGGCTCACGATCGATGCGATCCTGCGCCGCGACTATCCCGTCATCCAGGGCATCGTGCTGTTGTTCAGCTTCGTCTATGTCCTCGTCAATCTGATGATCGACGTCACCTATACACTTGTCGACCCGAGGATCCGCTATTGA